One Amblyomma americanum isolate KBUSLIRL-KWMA chromosome 8, ASM5285725v1, whole genome shotgun sequence DNA window includes the following coding sequences:
- the LOC144102167 gene encoding uncharacterized protein LOC144102167, with protein MRDTQVLLYFSLSFILAFAASEKEAQRDIPGCGDIETSGGDSTTAKISTQAATAPELSTTSKAPMVEPENHGIYTDEDGCKYNVLASWLGVGETDKMPVNSRKRRGRLHRRVLRTTDCRRTCNGTVEAIPDNELCLVAAGSPYGRQRHIKGGCFLGDCQSKHCTHKSERVSCYVPAVKTNAEPNYALKPSAKASGSHEFKSRVVRKLTE; from the exons ATGAGAGACACGCAGGTTCTGCTGTATTTTAGTTTAAGCTTCATTTTGG CTTTCGCGGCGTCAGAGAAGGAAGCCCAAAGGG ACATACCCGGATGCGGTGACATCGAGACCAGTGGAG GAGACTCTACTACGGCTAAAATCTCGACCCAGGCTGCCACAGCGCCAGAGTTGAGCACCACATCCAAAG cACCAATGGTTGAGCCCGAAAATCATG GTATATACACTGACGAAGACGGATGCAAGTACAATGTTCTGGCGTCTTGGCTTGGAGTG GGGGAGACAGACAAGATGCCCGTCAATAGTCGAAAACGGCGCGGGCGACTGCACAGAAGAGTCCTG cGAACAACAGACTGTCGAAGAACTTGCAATGGGACTGTTGAGGCAATTCCAGATAACGAGCTATGTCTTGTG GCTGCCGGCAGCCCCTACGGAAGACAGCGTCATATAAAAGGTGGATGCTTCCTCGGGGACTGCCAGTCAAAGCACTGCACCCACAAATCCgaaagagtcagttgttatgtaCCGGCTGTGAAGACAAATGCCGAACCTAACTATGCATTGAAGCCGAGTGCTAAAGCCTCTGGAAGCCATGAGTTTAAGTCTCGTGTCGTACGTAAACTTACAGAATAA